A genomic window from Leptolyngbya sp. BL0902 includes:
- a CDS encoding folate/biopterin family MFS transporter, which yields MAVSSSSSGGIKGFLENRILQGQPLTSELVAILMVYFVQGILGLARLAVSFFLKDDLGLSPAEVAALTGIAALPWTIKPLFGFISDGLPIGGYRRRPYLLLSGLLGAAAWLALATVVQSGWAAILAITLSSLSVAISDVIVDSLVVERARGESQGEAGTLQSLAWGASAVGGLMTAYLGGLLLEQVSTRTVFGITATFPLIVSLVAWIIQEEPVQESPTWSVMRGQMGQLWQAVRQRAIWMPALFLFLWQATPTADAAFFFFTTNDLGFQPEFLGRVRLVTSVAALLGIWVFQRFLRTVPFRTIFAWSTVLSSVLGMSMLLLVTHANRSLGIDDQWFSLGDSLVLTVMGEIAFMPVLVLSARLCPPGVEATLFALLMSILNLAGLVSHELGAVLTHWLGVTETNFDHLWQLVLITNLTTLLPLPLLFLLPNTSSQGEGTEEAQILWQSPAESPPTAPDQETASV from the coding sequence ATGGCTGTATCGTCATCGTCCTCTGGGGGCATCAAAGGCTTCCTAGAGAACCGGATTCTCCAGGGGCAACCCCTCACCTCCGAACTGGTGGCCATTTTGATGGTCTACTTCGTGCAGGGCATTTTGGGGTTGGCGCGGCTGGCGGTCAGCTTTTTCCTCAAGGATGACCTGGGCCTGTCTCCCGCCGAAGTGGCGGCGCTGACGGGGATTGCGGCCCTGCCCTGGACGATTAAGCCGCTGTTTGGCTTCATTTCCGATGGGTTGCCCATTGGGGGCTATCGGCGGCGGCCTTACCTGCTGCTGTCGGGGTTGTTGGGGGCGGCGGCATGGCTGGCCCTGGCCACGGTGGTGCAGTCGGGCTGGGCAGCAATTTTGGCGATTACCCTCAGTTCCCTTTCCGTGGCCATCAGCGACGTGATTGTCGATTCTCTGGTGGTGGAACGGGCACGGGGCGAATCCCAGGGCGAGGCAGGCACGTTGCAATCCTTGGCCTGGGGCGCTTCGGCGGTGGGCGGGCTGATGACGGCCTACCTGGGTGGCCTGTTGCTAGAGCAGGTCAGCACCCGCACGGTGTTTGGTATCACCGCAACCTTTCCGCTGATTGTCTCCCTGGTGGCCTGGATTATCCAGGAAGAACCCGTGCAGGAATCGCCCACCTGGTCGGTGATGCGGGGGCAGATGGGGCAACTGTGGCAGGCGGTGCGTCAACGGGCGATCTGGATGCCAGCGCTGTTCCTGTTCCTGTGGCAGGCGACCCCCACCGCCGATGCGGCCTTTTTCTTCTTCACCACCAACGACCTCGGCTTTCAGCCGGAGTTTCTGGGGCGGGTGCGGCTGGTGACGAGTGTGGCGGCGCTGCTGGGCATTTGGGTATTTCAGCGGTTTTTGCGAACGGTGCCCTTCCGCACCATTTTTGCCTGGTCAACGGTGCTGTCGAGTGTGCTGGGGATGTCGATGCTGTTGCTCGTCACCCACGCCAACCGCAGCCTCGGCATTGATGACCAGTGGTTTAGCCTGGGCGACAGCCTGGTGCTAACGGTGATGGGGGAAATCGCCTTCATGCCCGTGCTGGTGCTGTCGGCGCGGCTGTGCCCACCGGGGGTCGAGGCCACCCTATTCGCCCTGCTGATGTCGATTTTGAACCTGGCGGGGCTGGTCTCCCACGAATTGGGGGCCGTCCTCACCCACTGGCTGGGCGTGACGGAAACCAACTTCGACCACCTCTGGCAACTGGTGCTGATTACCAACCTCACCACCCTGCTGCCCCTGCCCCTGCTGTTTCTGCTGCCCAACACCTCCTCCCAGGGCGAGGGCACCGAAGAGGCCCAAATTCTCTGGCAATCCCCAGCGGAATCGCCCCCCACCGCCCCCGACCAAGAAACGGCCTCGGTTTAG
- a CDS encoding peroxiredoxin, with protein MSVIERVPDVVFKTRVRDESVGGSNPYRWQDLTTQDIFGGKKVVVFSLPGAFTPTCSSNHLPRYEELYEEFKAQGVDTIICVSVNDAFVMFQWGLKIGAKNVFLLPDGNGEFTRKMGMLVDKSNLGFGMRSWRYSMLVNDGNIEKIFVEPDFGDNCPIDPFEVSDADTMLAYLKGTESAGVSEPRLAFVG; from the coding sequence ATGTCCGTTATCGAACGTGTGCCTGATGTGGTGTTCAAGACCCGTGTACGGGACGAGTCTGTGGGCGGCTCTAATCCCTACCGCTGGCAAGATCTGACCACCCAAGATATCTTTGGTGGCAAGAAAGTGGTGGTGTTCTCCCTACCCGGTGCTTTCACCCCCACCTGCTCCTCCAACCACCTGCCCCGCTACGAAGAACTCTACGAAGAGTTCAAGGCCCAAGGCGTTGACACCATCATCTGTGTGTCTGTAAACGATGCCTTCGTGATGTTCCAGTGGGGTCTGAAAATCGGCGCTAAGAACGTCTTCCTGCTGCCCGACGGCAACGGCGAATTTACCCGCAAGATGGGCATGCTGGTAGACAAGTCTAACCTGGGCTTCGGGATGCGCTCCTGGCGCTACTCCATGCTGGTCAACGATGGCAACATCGAGAAGATCTTCGTGGAGCCCGATTTCGGCGACAACTGCCCCATCGACCCCTTTGAGGTTTCCGACGCCGACACCATGCTGGCCTACCTGAAGGGTACCGAGTCCGCTGGTGTGTCCGAGCCTCGCTTGGCCTTCGTGGGCTAG
- a CDS encoding Fur family transcriptional regulator, producing the protein MQQHSEEIVQTLKAKGLRVTPQRFAVYANLLSRYDHPTAEDILGDLNQDAPTSSQATVYSSLQALRGVGLVREVLLEEGVRRYDANVDPHHHFRCKTCGAIADIPWQALSHIDLNHLNPHWQVDGYEVTVHGVCSHCQVD; encoded by the coding sequence ATGCAGCAACACAGTGAGGAAATTGTTCAAACGCTGAAGGCTAAAGGGCTGCGGGTAACGCCCCAGCGCTTTGCGGTGTATGCCAACCTGCTCAGCCGCTACGACCACCCCACCGCCGAAGACATCCTTGGCGATCTCAATCAAGACGCCCCTACGTCTTCTCAAGCGACGGTGTACAGTTCCTTACAAGCCCTGCGCGGAGTTGGCCTCGTGCGAGAGGTGCTGCTGGAGGAAGGCGTTCGTCGCTACGATGCCAACGTCGATCCCCACCATCATTTCCGCTGCAAAACCTGTGGAGCCATCGCCGATATTCCCTGGCAAGCCCTATCCCACATTGATCTCAATCACCTCAATCCTCACTGGCAAGTTGATGGCTATGAAGTGACTGTCCACGGCGTTTGCAGCCATTGCCAAGTGGATTAA
- a CDS encoding glycosyltransferase family 4 protein, producing the protein MTKKLLMIVNVDWFFLSHRLPIALGAIEAGYEVHIATGITNCLQEMQSYGLRVHPIILTRGDTSVAKTLILGAQILKLLSTLKPDILHLVTIKPVLIGGILARLCRTPSVVSAISGLGFTFTDKSTKANLIKRLVSYLYQQAFGHKNLQVIVQNSNDLVTLQKITKLPEQRFTLLPGSGIDLKKFYPQPYPTGKPIVMLASRMLMSKGVQEFVEAARYLSQEKEVDARFVLVGSPDPYNPTSLTEEQLIHWQQESIIEWWGHRTDMAATINEAHIIVLPSSYGEGLPKVLIEAAACGRPIVTTNIPGCRDAIEANVTGFLVPVKDVDALAAAMESLILDPQQRASMGQAGRQRAEAYFAIEDIVAAHLRIYSEMYRSANLTTQAPKL; encoded by the coding sequence ATGACTAAAAAACTACTTATGATTGTTAATGTGGACTGGTTTTTCCTGTCCCATCGCTTACCTATTGCCCTAGGGGCGATAGAAGCTGGCTATGAAGTCCACATTGCCACAGGCATTACCAATTGTCTTCAAGAGATGCAGTCCTATGGCTTGAGGGTTCACCCCATTATCCTGACGCGGGGAGATACGAGCGTTGCTAAAACTCTCATCTTGGGGGCTCAAATTTTAAAGCTTCTGAGTACCTTAAAGCCCGATATTTTGCACCTAGTTACTATCAAACCCGTCTTGATCGGCGGAATTTTAGCGCGACTCTGCCGAACGCCCAGCGTCGTTTCTGCTATTTCTGGGCTAGGCTTCACCTTTACCGATAAGAGCACTAAGGCTAACTTGATTAAGCGACTGGTCAGCTATTTGTATCAGCAAGCTTTTGGCCATAAAAACTTGCAGGTCATTGTACAAAATAGCAACGATCTCGTGACGCTTCAGAAGATAACAAAATTGCCGGAACAGCGCTTTACGCTACTACCTGGCTCTGGAATTGATTTGAAAAAATTCTATCCCCAGCCCTATCCTACAGGTAAGCCAATTGTGATGCTGGCTAGTCGTATGCTAATGAGTAAGGGCGTTCAGGAGTTTGTTGAAGCGGCAAGGTATCTATCTCAAGAAAAAGAAGTCGATGCCCGATTTGTTTTGGTTGGTTCACCTGATCCGTATAATCCAACGTCTTTAACTGAAGAACAGCTTATCCACTGGCAACAGGAAAGCATTATTGAATGGTGGGGGCACCGCACTGATATGGCCGCCACGATCAACGAGGCCCATATAATTGTCCTTCCAAGCAGCTATGGAGAAGGCTTACCTAAGGTTCTCATTGAAGCGGCGGCTTGTGGGCGTCCCATTGTCACCACGAACATACCGGGATGCCGTGATGCGATTGAGGCTAACGTCACGGGTTTCCTGGTTCCAGTCAAAGATGTTGATGCCCTGGCCGCCGCGATGGAAAGCTTGATTTTAGATCCACAGCAACGGGCCAGTATGGGTCAGGCTGGACGCCAGAGAGCGGAAGCCTACTTTGCCATTGAGGACATCGTTGCGGCCCACCTTCGGATCTACAGCGAGATGTATCGTTCGGCTAATTTGACAACACAAGCACCTAAACTTTAG
- a CDS encoding UDP-glucose 4-epimerase family protein — MNILVTGANGFVGSALCDHLLQSSEYHLFAALRRLPSQLPPGLTPLPITDFSDLTPHLHQIDVIVHLAARVHQMQDTAADPLAEFRAVNTTATANLAQAAAQAGVRRFIYLSSIKVNGEFTPMGQPFAAQDVPHPQDPYGISKAEAEIQLRSIAQTTGMEVVIIRPPLIYGPGVKANFLSMMRWLDKGYPLPLGAIHNRRSLLALSNLVDLIITCLTHPAAANQTFLASDDEDLSTTDLLRRLAKALKKPARLIPVPMPLLQAAAQIIGKPALAQRLCGSLQVDISKTQALLGWTPPVSVDQGLSITAQHFQQSQRQ, encoded by the coding sequence ATGAACATTCTTGTAACTGGTGCTAACGGTTTTGTGGGCAGTGCCCTTTGTGATCATTTGCTCCAATCCAGTGAATATCATCTTTTTGCAGCCCTGCGCCGCCTTCCGTCCCAGCTTCCCCCCGGCCTTACCCCGCTGCCCATCACTGACTTCAGTGACCTGACCCCTCACCTTCACCAAATCGACGTCATTGTGCATTTGGCTGCCCGTGTTCACCAAATGCAGGACACCGCCGCCGACCCCCTTGCCGAATTTCGAGCGGTTAATACCACCGCCACGGCCAACCTTGCCCAGGCGGCTGCCCAAGCCGGAGTCCGTCGCTTTATCTACCTCAGTTCGATTAAGGTCAACGGTGAATTCACTCCAATGGGTCAGCCCTTCGCCGCCCAGGATGTTCCTCATCCTCAAGATCCCTACGGCATTTCCAAAGCGGAAGCCGAAATCCAACTTCGCTCCATTGCCCAAACGACCGGAATGGAAGTTGTCATAATTCGTCCTCCCCTAATCTATGGCCCTGGTGTCAAGGCTAACTTCCTGTCAATGATGCGCTGGCTAGATAAAGGCTATCCCCTACCCCTCGGCGCTATCCACAACCGTCGTAGCCTATTGGCGCTCTCCAACCTCGTTGATTTAATCATCACCTGTCTCACCCACCCTGCCGCTGCCAACCAGACCTTCCTCGCCAGTGACGATGAAGATCTCTCGACCACCGACCTGCTCAGACGCCTTGCCAAGGCCCTAAAGAAGCCTGCTCGACTCATTCCAGTACCGATGCCGCTCCTCCAAGCCGCTGCTCAGATTATCGGTAAGCCTGCCCTTGCCCAGCGGTTATGCGGCTCATTGCAGGTGGATATCAGCAAAACCCAAGCCTTGCTGGGCTGGACACCCCCTGTCAGTGTTGATCAAGGTTTGAGCATAACCGCTCAACACTTCCAACAATCACAACGGCAGTAA
- a CDS encoding DUF2281 domain-containing protein: MTIAEQIVEYLAVLPEQEQREVLDFVEFLENRYRQQSQQSENESWSTFSLESAMQELEDDPIEYTVADLKETF, from the coding sequence ATGACGATTGCCGAACAAATTGTCGAGTATCTAGCGGTGCTGCCTGAACAAGAGCAGCGTGAAGTGCTGGACTTTGTTGAGTTTTTGGAAAACCGCTACCGACAACAAAGTCAGCAATCAGAAAATGAAAGCTGGTCAACGTTTTCTCTAGAATCGGCTATGCAGGAGCTTGAGGATGATCCTATTGAGTACACCGTGGCAGACTTGAAGGAAACGTTCTAA
- a CDS encoding DUF2442 domain-containing protein, translating into MTLETPGTTISNLEVSNISKHGLWLIHNDQEYFLPYDQFPWFQEAPVKHIFNVEEPHPGHLYWPDLDVDLSLDMIQHPEHFPLQFNLKPS; encoded by the coding sequence ATGACTTTAGAAACGCCTGGAACAACCATTTCAAACCTGGAAGTTAGCAATATCTCAAAGCATGGTCTGTGGTTAATCCACAACGATCAAGAATACTTCTTGCCCTATGACCAATTCCCCTGGTTTCAGGAGGCTCCTGTCAAGCATATTTTTAATGTAGAAGAACCCCATCCAGGCCATCTCTACTGGCCCGATCTCGATGTTGATCTTTCCCTAGACATGATTCAACATCCAGAACATTTTCCACTCCAGTTCAACCTCAAACCTTCCTGA
- a CDS encoding DUF4160 domain-containing protein, producing MPTILKIGPYRFYFFSREESRVHIHVSCADGEAKFWLEPNLELATNHKLSKTQLKQIEQLIEEYRDDFRNAWNNHFKPGS from the coding sequence ATGCCAACCATCCTCAAAATTGGCCCTTATCGATTTTATTTCTTCTCCAGAGAAGAAAGTCGGGTTCACATTCATGTTTCCTGTGCAGATGGAGAAGCAAAATTTTGGCTAGAACCGAACCTAGAGTTAGCCACGAACCATAAGCTTTCTAAAACACAGCTTAAGCAAATTGAGCAACTCATTGAGGAATATCGCGATGACTTTAGAAACGCCTGGAACAACCATTTCAAACCTGGAAGTTAG
- a CDS encoding restriction endonuclease subunit R, whose amino-acid sequence MMVQTLAISENLTLKYLRESFSLSWVQESDFFPEWQSEWPVPTEAQRQALDRIRDRYCHQLDEGSMLENGVKMMIVSPLLDRAGFYDPPFRCRFEPSVEVSVNTGETTLKGRIDTLVVNQQIWVWVLEAKRTTFSLSLGIPQALAYMLANPQPRQPAYGLLCSGESFLFLKLSLQPSPQYGLSQHFNILNPGDLGQVLGILKHLGQLSLTPAKS is encoded by the coding sequence ATGATGGTTCAAACCCTGGCGATTTCCGAGAATCTGACCCTCAAGTATTTGCGAGAGTCTTTTAGCCTGTCCTGGGTGCAGGAGTCGGACTTTTTCCCAGAGTGGCAGTCTGAGTGGCCTGTGCCCACGGAGGCCCAACGGCAAGCCCTAGATCGCATTCGAGACCGCTATTGTCACCAGCTTGATGAAGGATCGATGCTGGAAAATGGCGTGAAAATGATGATTGTCTCGCCCCTGCTGGATCGAGCGGGCTTTTACGATCCGCCCTTCCGCTGTCGTTTTGAGCCTTCGGTGGAGGTGAGTGTTAACACGGGCGAAACGACCCTCAAGGGCCGCATCGATACCCTGGTGGTGAACCAGCAGATTTGGGTTTGGGTGCTAGAGGCAAAACGCACTACATTCTCGCTATCCCTGGGTATTCCCCAGGCGTTGGCCTATATGTTGGCCAATCCTCAGCCCCGGCAACCTGCCTATGGTCTGCTCTGTAGCGGCGAAAGTTTTCTGTTTCTCAAGCTTTCGCTTCAGCCTAGCCCCCAGTATGGTTTGTCGCAACATTTCAATATCCTCAACCCTGGCGACTTGGGCCAAGTGCTAGGCATTCTGAAACACCTGGGTCAGTTAAGTCTTACCCCAGCCAAGTCCTAG
- a CDS encoding DUF262 domain-containing protein translates to MVDIAPDKQNIDSVFSNTVYYIDFYQRDYKWTEEPVTRLLDDIFYKFNQEYELLKDLDPRKEIITAKYPWYYLNTYVTNTVDGKVYIVDGQQRLTTLTLIIIKLYQLAHQNDSMATNWLQAKLVGFSGMECQFWMNHERHRHVLEALKDDHDLNSIDTSSGITAVNMVRNYRTISTYLDQEIIDRNKLETFIFYFLYRLILINLAVEQTDVPMVFEVINDRGVRLRPYEIIKGKLLGQIDKLELDQYDYNSLWEDRVRAINSYREDEIDTFFRYYLKSKYSDTRKDGTRFDGDYHREMFSHTMNTSLKVNHNPVGVKDFLDKEFNYFTGLYLKIIEGTKTEVQAYPHVFLNRLNEMDSQFLLILSSCRRNDSEEDLKICTISYEIDRLFSLLQLQNAYDSNAFATLLYQVSAAVRDKSIDQIRPVFDHFLKEELTRQRSTTVTEPFQYAFFRNTGINLNIRFKRYFFARIEQFLAKETNMNMKHSVEDLVTKRGHVNGFHVEHILSHNDDNLKLFNGDSDLFEQERNRLGGLLLLKGLDNISSSNEPYSEKLKTYANTLYWNETLRADSYKSKLDMQSLKKRYNLELCPYDSFGPDELNARQKLLYEMSAIIWK, encoded by the coding sequence ATGGTTGATATCGCTCCTGACAAACAAAACATTGATAGTGTTTTTTCAAACACTGTCTATTACATTGACTTCTATCAGCGTGACTATAAGTGGACGGAGGAACCTGTTACTCGACTACTAGATGACATATTCTATAAATTCAATCAGGAATATGAACTTCTCAAAGACCTTGATCCTAGAAAGGAAATTATCACTGCTAAATATCCCTGGTATTACCTTAATACCTATGTCACAAATACTGTAGATGGCAAAGTATACATAGTTGATGGTCAACAGCGCCTAACGACGCTGACACTCATAATCATAAAGCTATATCAATTGGCGCATCAGAATGACTCCATGGCTACCAACTGGTTGCAAGCTAAATTAGTAGGCTTTTCAGGTATGGAGTGCCAGTTCTGGATGAACCACGAGCGCCATCGCCACGTTCTTGAAGCACTGAAAGATGATCATGATTTGAACAGCATCGATACATCGTCAGGTATTACAGCAGTTAATATGGTGCGAAATTATCGCACTATCAGTACCTATCTAGACCAGGAAATTATTGATCGAAACAAGCTAGAGACGTTTATCTTTTACTTTCTTTATCGCCTGATTCTGATTAATCTTGCGGTTGAACAAACTGATGTACCTATGGTTTTCGAGGTTATTAATGATCGTGGTGTACGCCTGCGGCCCTATGAAATTATTAAAGGTAAGTTACTAGGTCAGATCGATAAGCTAGAACTGGATCAGTACGATTATAATAGTCTTTGGGAAGATCGAGTTCGAGCTATCAATAGTTATCGTGAAGATGAAATTGATACCTTTTTTCGTTACTATCTGAAATCCAAATACTCTGACACACGAAAAGACGGTACTCGCTTCGATGGTGACTATCATCGAGAGATGTTTAGTCACACTATGAATACCTCCCTAAAGGTTAACCATAATCCTGTTGGCGTCAAAGACTTCCTCGACAAAGAATTTAACTACTTTACTGGCCTTTATCTCAAGATAATAGAAGGGACAAAAACTGAAGTCCAAGCTTATCCCCACGTCTTTCTCAACCGATTGAATGAGATGGATAGTCAGTTTTTGTTAATCCTCTCTAGTTGCCGACGAAATGACTCTGAAGAAGACCTAAAAATCTGTACTATCTCCTATGAAATTGATCGGCTATTCTCACTACTGCAACTTCAAAATGCTTACGACAGTAACGCCTTTGCAACTTTACTCTATCAAGTTTCTGCTGCTGTTCGAGATAAATCAATAGATCAAATTCGTCCAGTTTTTGATCACTTCCTAAAAGAGGAATTAACTCGTCAACGCTCTACTACGGTAACTGAGCCGTTTCAGTACGCTTTTTTCCGTAATACAGGCATCAATCTAAATATTCGATTTAAGCGCTATTTCTTCGCTCGAATTGAACAATTTCTTGCGAAGGAAACCAATATGAATATGAAGCACTCCGTTGAAGATCTAGTCACCAAGAGAGGTCACGTTAATGGTTTCCACGTCGAACATATTCTGTCTCATAATGACGATAATCTCAAGCTGTTTAACGGAGACAGCGATCTGTTTGAGCAGGAACGTAACCGTTTGGGTGGCCTGCTATTGCTAAAAGGTCTAGACAATATCTCAAGCAGTAATGAACCCTACAGTGAAAAGCTTAAAACCTATGCCAATACTCTCTACTGGAATGAAACCTTGAGGGCAGACTCCTATAAATCCAAGTTAGATATGCAGTCATTAAAGAAACGTTACAACTTAGAGCTGTGTCCCTATGACTCTTTTGGACCAGACGAACTCAATGCTCGTCAAAAGTTACTCTACGAGATGAGCGCCATCATTTGGAAGTAG
- a CDS encoding cupin domain-containing protein: MSTLITPPTTTLQLHDHLEFPESGVLSKVLWKDATCQYTLFCLAAGTEISEHTSTRNATVNVISGSGTLTLEGQPIALEPGMFVLMLANAPHALEATTNLAFLLTLSAEG, from the coding sequence ATGTCCACCCTCATCACCCCACCCACCACCACCCTGCAACTCCACGATCACCTAGAGTTTCCCGAATCCGGTGTGCTCAGTAAGGTGCTGTGGAAAGATGCCACCTGCCAATACACCCTCTTTTGCCTAGCGGCGGGGACGGAAATCTCAGAACACACCTCCACCCGCAACGCCACGGTGAATGTAATCTCCGGCAGCGGCACCCTCACCCTAGAGGGCCAACCCATTGCCCTAGAACCCGGTATGTTTGTGCTGATGCTGGCCAATGCCCCCCACGCCCTAGAAGCCACCACCAACCTCGCCTTTTTGCTCACCCTTTCGGCGGAGGGCTAG
- a CDS encoding group I truncated hemoglobin: MTTLFDQLGGAAAVDLAVDKFYERVLQDDRIKHFFANVDMVKQRAHQKAFLTYAFGGTDKYDGRYMREAHQALVQQHGLNSDHFNAVAEDLMITLEEIGVSEELRAQVAAIAAAPAHKRDVLNQ; the protein is encoded by the coding sequence ATGACGACTTTATTTGACCAACTCGGCGGTGCAGCGGCGGTGGATCTCGCCGTGGATAAGTTCTATGAACGGGTGCTTCAGGATGACCGCATTAAGCACTTTTTCGCCAATGTGGACATGGTGAAACAGCGGGCGCACCAAAAAGCCTTCCTCACCTACGCCTTTGGCGGCACCGATAAGTACGATGGCCGCTACATGCGCGAGGCCCATCAAGCCCTGGTGCAGCAGCACGGCCTCAACAGCGATCACTTCAATGCCGTGGCCGAAGATTTGATGATCACCCTCGAAGAAATCGGCGTTTCTGAGGAACTCCGCGCCCAGGTCGCCGCCATTGCCGCCGCCCCCGCCCACAAGCGCGATGTGTTGAACCAGTAA